The genomic DNA GTCAAGGAAAGGCTGGTGGACTCAGAATTCCAGGCCACCTATAATAAAATGGATTTTGATAAATTTGGTGGACTGTGGAGTCGCATTTCCCATCTAATCCTACCTGTGCTTTTTGAGGATGCTGTGGAGAAGAAAGGATGCAGAGTAAATGAATCCAGGTGAACAAATTCACATAACATTTTGTGACGTGTCATGACATGACAAGACGGATCAAACCCAAGTTACATGAAGTGTTTGGCTGTGGTgcttaaaaattatatattttttaaaataataattttcacaAGCTGTTATTGCGTTATATATTATAGAGATAATGTTTGCTCTATAAGTGTAGGTTTTAAACCAGtgactgaaaaatctaaatGGTTCAGTTTGTGTAACAAGTGTGATGCAGTGTTTGATTTCCACCCTCAAATAAACTGTTGTGTAATTTTTCATAGATATTGAGCACATTTCAAAGCACACAGTCTTTGATTTGACAATTTCCTGTCATTAATCTTCACCACGGGcacttttattatattttaaataaggCAAGAGTTTGACTTGAGTCTAATTACACTTGGTGATCTTTTaaaattaacgttttttttctaattatttttgttacagGTAGATTATTTCCGTCATCGCTCTTTGCTTCCTGTGTCACTTGATGTGTTAACACTGTTTTTAAATATCCGTACAtaaattaaaattgcaatttgAGTGACCTGGCATTAGGCGTTCATATTTGAGTCTTTCTGAATTtgtaaaattgtgattttttttgtaaaaaaataaataaataaataaaaaaaatttggatAGATTTTCTTTGTacatagcagatatttttgaagTAATGTCAAAAAGTCACCAAATTTTTTCTACAGTTTTGATCAAGTCATttcttaatttgttttaaaaaaaaaaaaaacaaattaaaaaaaaaagtgccttaaACACACATGGGTTTGTGATGAAAAGCAACATACCATGGAATGTTTATTTAGAAATCTTCATTGAGTGTTTAATACTTTAATAGTGATCATTCCTCTCTTTATTCTAAaattttttactgttgttttgaacacctgaatatttttcaataaaggATTTTTTTACTACCCAAACAGTGCaaaattgtctttttaaaaaggtttttgtgtgtttccaacAGCTGCTAATGCtccacagaaaataaaaaaataatttgtccaACACATTTTCAAGACACAACTTAAAatcacaggagaaaaaaaaacaaaggtgaaAATAAGAAGGAATTATTGATATAATTTAGGTTGTAATCAAACTAAATAAGGatgttaaaagtaaataaaaatcacaGCATGATGTAGAAAGTACTTCATGTACTTCACGTATGTCGTGATATATATTTACCAAAATGTAGAAAGTAAAACTGTCTCCATCTGTATGtctgatgaaataaaaatggatgGACGATAATATGTATTTGTGTAGATTTATTCAGGATCCTGAATGGTCATATATTTTACAGAGAAAGAGAAGTGTGCGAACAAGGCAAAGAGGCtacattatgtttatttatgtacAGATAAAGGAGGGTTGACCTTTTCAGCAAAGCATGACATCAATGTCCTTGAGAAAGCCCTTAGACTTCTATCTGCACCTGTGACAGAGTTTAGCGAGTTAAAATTCAGAGAGAAGGGAGAAACCCTCAGTTTTTCATgagaaaattctacaaaaaaaattcCCACAATGAATTTCCTTActgtgggatcaataaagttactCTATTATTTGAGTGAAAACAAGCTTTGAATATACTGCGCTGCGTATCCCGTACAGCCTATTCCGGGTAACAATGAGCATAAAACAAATGGAGAACTTATATCAAATAAACATGAGATGTTCTTAATTCATATGTTATTACATACACTTTACTACCTGAATAGGTCTGAATACCTGAATATGACAATATACGCCTGTTTTAATAACAGTTTGATGTTTCCAAGTGAAATCTCACTCCAAAGTCTGATATATTCACacatattcattttaaatcacacGTTTTAGTTCTAATCACACTTTGTACATGAAATGGGAGACCAAATGAAGCCTTTAAGAtttgataacaaaaaaaacacaggttgATAATGCTACAATCACTCAAATACATAATCCTGAGCAGCTAGCATACTGATCCCAGTGAAAGATGTTCCCTATCTCCAACCTGATGTTCCACTGCTGGCATCCGACGATTGAATATACGTCGCAAAAGTGACATTGAATGCTTCTTAAACCTCTCGCCGACAAACACGTATAAAACAGGATTTAAGCAGCAGTGAGAAAACGCAATGACTCGGCTCACATTAAATGCATAATCCAGCTGGGTACTAACTTCGCAGCTACTAAAGGATGTAAGCTGGTGATCAACCAATAGCATAAGAAAGATGATGGCATTGTACGGCACCCAGCCAATGAAGAAGGCGGCCACTACACAGAAGATTAACTTCACAGCTTTGTCCTTGGTTTGAGATCTTGTTCTTTTGATTTTCTGCAGTATTCGAATGTAGCAGAATGCCATCACTCCGAAGGCCACCAAGAAGAAGGAATTCTGTTGAATAACACCAACAATTTGCCAATTTGAGTCAGTAGAGTCACAGCCAAGGAGGAATGTTTCGCTGTGTCGGATTTTGATCAGAGAGCTGAAGAATAGAGAGGGCAGGGCTGCTCCGATGCTGAACATCCATGTTAGAACAGAAAGAAGGACCCTATTGCTGAGACCCCTCGTGCTCATGTCGGTGAACAGATGGACCACAGACAGATACCTGTAGATCGTCAGGGTGCTCAGGATAATGATGCTGCTGTAGAATCcaatgaaaaagacaaaagtcatCACCTTGCAGAGGTTCTCTGAACGCAACCATCCCCACGTGTGGTAAATTTCCCAGAAAGTCAGACTTAAGGTGAAAATGAGATCAGAAATGGCCAGgttgaaaaaaaagatgttggTGAGAGACTTAAGGTTCTCGTACAAAACTAAAAGTACAAGGACGAGGATGTTTCCCATCAGGCTCAGTGTGATCACAATGGAGAAGAAGAACGGGGTGACATGGGATCCAAACTGGAAAACGTTTTCTTTCTCACAGATCTCATCGGGATAATCAGTGACATAATCAGTGTCATTTGACGAGTCATTCATTGTTGTTGAACTGCAAACAGGAATCAAAGGATTATTGCGTGTCTTTCTGACATTTCTCAGTAAAGCTCAACTATTGGCTGCATCAAGATAATATGGTAAAGTTGGAAAACAGCCTACCTTGTGTTCGACGAATGTAGTTGAATGTATGTGCGCCGTCCCGACAATCTGAGCAGTTTCAATGTTCGTGTGTCAGGTTTTGGTTCATGTTCTACTTCTGTTTTTGTAACCAGACTTGTTTCATgagaaaataaaactaattttcAAATACTGAAGACGTAAAGTAAAATATCTAAATGagcaatgtttatttatttttttttttacatccatcACAGTCTTGATACTGGCAGtgatctggatcagtgatcctgatcatgggaccaggatcattcacacttaTAAGAAACTCCAATGCCCATTAATAATGTTACAGTAGGTCCACATAATGTATGGGCGCCCCTAAAACTGTGATGAAAGGCCTCATCCAGATTTGATCCAGATGAAAATGGGTTTGGTAATTGAGGAACTAACCTGATGTAACAggtaaatttcataaagatcgttGAATCAAGAACTGAGATATGAAGTATTGACATcacgccaatgatgagagaaggggattttttaaatttggaacttgagaatcagtatattgatctagaTCCCCTCCTACATTTAAGGGAATCTTCCATAGTGTGAGGTATGcatttggttgaaattttgtcaaaatctgtacTTTAGAGAcaaataattaaacatggaggtaaaaaaaaattgcttggACACTTTTGGAGCGAGATATTAACGTATAAATAAAGAGGCCTTGTGTTTGATGTCCGGGGTGGATCTGGGACCATTTTGTAGTTTGAGTTTGTTTGGGATCCTCACGCTTTAATgtagaattgaattgaattgaattagttTGTTCTCTGTCCAAAAGTTACTTTGCTCTCTAAATTTCCAGGTATAAATGTTTGTTCTCCAACTCAAAGCAGGTATATGAAGACatatatgaaatacaatttccaAGTTGCTGTagattcaaacaaaaaaaacaaacaaacttcagTTTATTTCTTGGTTTGAAACATGAAACCATTTAGCATCAGTATAATGAACCACTGAGTCACATCTGAAGTTGTTATTTGCTATGATATTTCCAACATAATTCTGTTGTGAATAAG from Gouania willdenowi chromosome 4, fGouWil2.1, whole genome shotgun sequence includes the following:
- the LOC114461707 gene encoding chemokine XC receptor 1-like — protein: MNDSSNDTDYVTDYPDEICEKENVFQFGSHVTPFFFSIVITLSLMGNILVLVLLVLYENLKSLTNIFFFNLAISDLIFTLSLTFWEIYHTWGWLRSENLCKVMTFVFFIGFYSSIIILSTLTIYRYLSVVHLFTDMSTRGLSNRVLLSVLTWMFSIGAALPSLFFSSLIKIRHSETFLLGCDSTDSNWQIVGVIQQNSFFLVAFGVMAFCYIRILQKIKRTRSQTKDKAVKLIFCVVAAFFIGWVPYNAIIFLMLLVDHQLTSFSSCEVSTQLDYAFNVSRVIAFSHCCLNPVLYVFVGERFKKHSMSLLRRIFNRRMPAVEHQVGDREHLSLGSVC